From Verrucomicrobiia bacterium, the proteins below share one genomic window:
- a CDS encoding AbrB/MazE/SpoVT family DNA-binding domain-containing protein yields MTTTLSSRGQIVIPQSVRERCHLQAGDHFVVEDNPETQVLTLRKVKDGGDWFGIYMECPHSLELPQRRRQMYRPKHELAR; encoded by the coding sequence GTGACGACGACGCTTTCGAGCCGCGGCCAGATCGTGATTCCGCAGTCGGTCCGCGAGCGCTGCCATCTGCAAGCGGGTGACCATTTCGTGGTCGAGGACAATCCGGAAACCCAGGTCCTGACCCTGCGGAAGGTGAAGGACGGCGGCGATTGGTTCGGCATCTACATGGAGTGCCCGCATTCACTGGAACTTCCGCAGCGCCGACGCCAGATGTACCGCCCGAAACATGAACTGGCTCGTTGA